A genome region from Microbacterium sp. CGR2 includes the following:
- a CDS encoding LacI family DNA-binding transcriptional regulator yields the protein MSGEMDATPALRVTISDVAAAAGVSRATATRALKGEGRFASETRERILEVAARLGYVPNTMAAELAAGRTDTVGLMLRDASNPAYGLLFSRLQDEAHRRGLDLVTVTIGADEQGAKQVGALHRLLGMRVAGLIVATGGITSEQLAPFTDQVPILRAGRGEESGRIHSAHYDDAAHGRMLATHVLSLGHRRVVVLAGSPEASYPEHLRAQAMRETLIAAGASVTMISAGARPDEGVSEAMGAVVSGDTAIMCASDYRQLAVMRAALAGGLDVPGDVSVTGCDGILPGADLLGLTTVRIPVESVAAAAVETMQDLLRAGVGAGAGAGATVRRSFAGSLVVGSTAAAV from the coding sequence ATGAGCGGCGAGATGGATGCGACGCCCGCTCTGCGTGTGACGATCAGCGACGTGGCGGCAGCGGCCGGAGTGTCGCGGGCGACGGCGACGCGCGCGCTGAAGGGTGAGGGGCGCTTCGCGTCGGAGACCCGGGAGCGGATTCTGGAGGTCGCCGCACGGCTCGGTTACGTGCCGAACACGATGGCGGCGGAGTTGGCGGCCGGTCGCACGGACACGGTCGGGTTGATGCTGCGCGATGCGAGCAACCCTGCGTACGGTCTGCTGTTCTCGCGGTTGCAGGACGAGGCGCATCGGCGCGGGCTCGACCTGGTGACGGTGACGATCGGTGCGGACGAGCAGGGCGCGAAGCAGGTGGGTGCGCTGCACCGGCTGCTCGGGATGCGGGTGGCGGGGCTGATCGTGGCGACGGGTGGCATCACCTCGGAGCAGCTAGCGCCGTTCACGGATCAGGTGCCGATTCTGCGGGCGGGTCGCGGCGAGGAGTCGGGTCGGATTCACTCGGCGCACTATGACGATGCTGCGCACGGGCGGATGCTGGCGACGCATGTGCTGTCGCTGGGGCATCGCCGGGTGGTGGTGCTGGCCGGGAGTCCGGAGGCGTCGTATCCGGAGCATCTGCGCGCGCAGGCGATGCGGGAGACGCTGATCGCCGCGGGCGCGTCGGTGACGATGATCTCGGCCGGGGCACGGCCGGATGAAGGGGTGTCCGAGGCGATGGGGGCCGTGGTGTCGGGAGACACTGCGATCATGTGCGCCTCGGACTATCGGCAGCTCGCGGTGATGCGGGCTGCTCTGGCCGGAGGGCTCGACGTGCCCGGTGACGTGAGTGTCACCGGGTGCGACGGCATCCTGCCTGGAGCCGATCTGCTGGGCCTGACGACCGTGCGGATTCCGGTGGAGTCGGTGGCGGCGGCGGCCGTGGAGACCATGCAGGACCTGTTGCGTGCGGGTGTTGGTGCTGGTGCTGGTGCTGGTGCGACCGTGCGGAGGTCGTTCGCCGGTTCGCTGGTCGTCGGTTCGACGGCGGCCGCTGTCTGA
- a CDS encoding iron ABC transporter permease, whose translation MSDPTTFIPGRASKTKRPRGSIRAMLRSPMAWVTGVVVIWFAVAFLVLPNAALLGTTFFPDGQFSIAAVEKLFGSERAIKTLGNSFLLAITLSITVNVVGVFIVLVTQYFQIRGAKVLWLGYATTLIYGGIVLAAGYNFIYGRFGFFTNMMVNVWPDMNRDWFSGFFAVAFVMTFATTTNHMLFLSSSLGKVDYASIEAAKLMGASTWTILRRIVLPVMKPMLFAVTVLTFLIGLGALTAPLVLGGPDFQTVAPLIIDLSRSPITRDIAALLAIVLGVATIILLAIMNRAEKSGVYFSVAKVATRIQKQAIRNPFANVVVHVVAYVLWVIYLIPVILIAVFSFVDARSILAGAITLDSFTLDNYITVFSSASALRPFIVSVVYSALASVIVVVGLLFVARVLQKYRNPITTAIEYVLHIPWILPIVLIALALVMAFDRPRGIVGNIVLTGTPVLLLVAYICVKIPFTLRLLKASFASVPDSLEDASRILGARSLTSFRRVIIPLVLPTAAAITALNFNSLLDDYDAAIFLYHPLYKPLGVAIQESTRGENNLDAMPITFVYTVLLMIIMGVTMYLVYGRGSRNGSGRRRKARSA comes from the coding sequence ATGAGCGATCCGACGACGTTCATCCCGGGGCGGGCGAGCAAGACGAAGCGTCCGCGCGGCAGCATCCGGGCCATGCTGCGCTCGCCGATGGCGTGGGTGACCGGTGTCGTGGTGATCTGGTTCGCGGTGGCATTCCTGGTGCTGCCCAACGCGGCGCTGCTGGGGACGACGTTCTTCCCGGACGGGCAGTTCAGCATCGCCGCCGTCGAGAAGCTGTTCGGCAGCGAGCGGGCCATCAAGACGCTCGGCAACAGCTTCCTGCTGGCGATCACCCTGTCGATCACGGTCAACGTCGTGGGTGTGTTCATCGTGCTGGTGACCCAGTACTTCCAGATCCGCGGCGCGAAGGTGCTGTGGCTCGGGTACGCGACGACGCTGATCTACGGCGGCATCGTGCTGGCCGCCGGCTACAACTTCATCTACGGGCGGTTCGGGTTCTTCACGAACATGATGGTGAACGTCTGGCCCGACATGAACCGCGACTGGTTCTCGGGATTCTTCGCGGTGGCGTTCGTCATGACGTTCGCGACGACCACCAACCACATGTTGTTCCTGTCGTCGTCGCTCGGCAAGGTCGACTACGCGTCGATCGAGGCCGCGAAGTTGATGGGCGCATCGACCTGGACGATCCTGCGACGCATCGTGCTGCCGGTGATGAAGCCGATGCTGTTCGCGGTCACGGTGCTGACGTTCCTGATCGGGCTCGGCGCGCTGACTGCTCCCCTGGTGCTCGGCGGACCCGACTTCCAGACGGTCGCGCCGCTCATCATCGACCTGTCGCGGAGTCCGATCACTCGGGACATCGCGGCGTTGCTGGCGATCGTGCTGGGTGTGGCGACGATCATCCTGCTCGCGATCATGAACCGTGCGGAGAAGTCGGGCGTGTACTTCTCGGTCGCGAAGGTGGCGACGCGGATTCAGAAGCAGGCGATCCGCAATCCGTTCGCGAACGTCGTCGTGCACGTGGTCGCGTATGTGCTGTGGGTGATCTACCTGATCCCGGTGATCCTCATCGCGGTGTTCTCGTTCGTCGATGCGCGCAGCATCCTGGCGGGCGCGATCACGCTGGACAGCTTCACGCTCGACAACTACATCACCGTGTTCAGCAGTGCCTCGGCGCTTCGCCCGTTCATCGTGAGCGTCGTCTACAGCGCGCTCGCGTCGGTGATCGTGGTCGTGGGGCTGTTGTTCGTGGCGCGGGTGCTGCAGAAGTACCGCAACCCGATCACGACCGCGATCGAGTACGTGCTGCACATCCCGTGGATTCTGCCGATCGTGCTGATCGCCCTCGCCCTGGTGATGGCGTTCGACCGGCCCCGCGGGATCGTGGGGAACATCGTGCTGACGGGCACGCCGGTGCTGCTGCTCGTCGCGTACATCTGCGTGAAGATCCCGTTCACCTTGCGGCTGCTGAAGGCGAGTTTCGCGTCGGTGCCGGATTCGCTGGAGGATGCATCCCGGATTCTCGGCGCCCGATCGTTGACGTCGTTCCGTCGGGTGATCATCCCCCTGGTGCTGCCGACGGCGGCGGCGATCACGGCGTTGAACTTCAACAGCCTGCTCGACGACTACGACGCGGCGATCTTCCTCTATCACCCGCTGTACAAGCCTCTGGGTGTGGCGATCCAGGAGAGCACGCGAGGTGAGAACAACCTCGATGCGATGCCGATCACGTTCGTGTACACGGTGCTGTTGATGATCATCATGGGTGTCACCATGTATCTCGTGTACGGACGAGGGTCGCGGAACGGTTCTGGCCGGCGGCGGAAGGCGCGGTCCGCATGA
- a CDS encoding ABC transporter ATP-binding protein, with the protein MIRFEDVDVVFGDHRAVSQLNLEIQEGEFFTLLGPSGCGKTTALRSLAGFVEPTGGRIHIAGRDVTRVPSEKRDVGMVFQNYALFPSMNVRENIAFGLSVQKVSKAEQKRRVDEIADRTGLASSQLDRNVSELSGGQQQRVAIARALVLTPRILLLDEPLSNLDAKLRVQLREQLKELQREVGVTTVYVTHDQEEALTLSDRIAVLDAGRLQQVGTPEEIYDRSATPFVCRFIGENNRLTRAMLINIGGDLDARAESYVRPEKLHLGPAGAPASVASVASVDGTVVDRTYHGSHSVYTVAVADSAVRVSVPAAASAQRWNPGDAVRVDVDPRWILQYPAA; encoded by the coding sequence ATGATCCGTTTCGAAGACGTCGATGTCGTGTTCGGCGACCATCGTGCCGTCTCGCAGCTGAATCTGGAGATCCAGGAGGGTGAGTTCTTCACCCTCCTGGGCCCCTCCGGGTGCGGCAAGACCACGGCCCTGCGCTCCCTCGCAGGGTTCGTCGAGCCGACCGGTGGACGCATCCACATCGCGGGGCGCGATGTGACACGCGTGCCCAGCGAGAAGCGCGATGTGGGCATGGTGTTCCAGAACTACGCCCTCTTCCCGAGCATGAACGTGCGGGAGAACATCGCGTTCGGGCTGTCGGTGCAGAAGGTGTCGAAGGCCGAGCAGAAGCGTCGCGTCGATGAGATCGCCGACCGGACGGGGCTTGCCTCTTCCCAGCTCGACCGGAACGTCTCGGAACTCTCCGGCGGACAGCAGCAGCGCGTGGCGATCGCCCGCGCGCTGGTGCTGACGCCGCGCATCCTGCTGCTGGATGAACCGCTGTCGAACCTCGACGCGAAGCTCCGCGTGCAGCTGCGGGAGCAGCTCAAGGAACTGCAGCGCGAAGTCGGGGTGACGACGGTCTACGTCACCCACGATCAGGAAGAGGCGCTGACCCTCAGCGACCGGATCGCCGTGCTCGACGCCGGCCGGTTGCAGCAGGTGGGCACTCCCGAGGAGATCTACGACCGCAGCGCGACACCGTTCGTCTGCCGGTTCATCGGCGAGAACAACCGCCTCACTCGGGCCATGCTCATCAACATCGGCGGGGACCTGGATGCCAGGGCCGAGAGCTACGTGCGGCCGGAGAAGCTGCATCTTGGTCCTGCCGGTGCGCCGGCATCCGTCGCGTCCGTCGCATCCGTCGATGGCACCGTCGTCGACCGGACGTATCACGGCAGCCACAGCGTCTATACGGTGGCCGTCGCCGATTCGGCCGTGCGGGTGAGCGTGCCGGCTGCGGCATCCGCTCAGCGCTGGAATCCGGGCGATGCCGTGCGCGTGGATGTCGATCCGCGCTGGATTCTGCAGTACCCGGCGGCATGA
- a CDS encoding extracellular solute-binding protein: protein MVDIRKKRWSLIGLTAVTAIALAGCAGGTESSGGGGEGDGASGGGEGGTLIVYTNSNSDGRGEWITEKAAEAGYEIEIVGLGGADLTNRIIAEKNNPVGDVVFGLNNMFFEQLKAEEAITGYEPSWSGEVPKDAGDAADGVYWPLVEQAIVTVYDENSVSDPASSEDDLWTDEANAGRYEVNPALGQATPQLVLASILSRHLDEDGDLGVSDKGWKLVESYYANGSPAVEGTDPYARITRDEIDYAVLPSSGIEARDEEYGTSTGMIVPEYGVPYVTEQIAPIAGTAKEETAQEFIDWFGSAEVQGEFAAEFNAMPVNEGAVEQANPDVVALMEELPRQEIDFSFVSENLGAWVEKVTLEYIG from the coding sequence ATGGTCGACATCCGGAAGAAGCGCTGGTCCCTCATCGGGCTCACGGCAGTCACAGCGATCGCATTGGCGGGCTGTGCAGGCGGCACCGAATCTTCCGGGGGCGGTGGCGAGGGCGACGGGGCAAGCGGCGGCGGCGAGGGCGGAACGCTCATCGTCTACACCAACTCCAACAGCGACGGCCGTGGCGAATGGATCACCGAGAAGGCCGCGGAGGCCGGCTACGAGATCGAGATCGTCGGGCTCGGCGGTGCCGACCTCACGAACCGCATCATCGCGGAGAAGAACAACCCGGTCGGCGATGTGGTGTTCGGTCTCAACAACATGTTCTTCGAGCAGCTCAAGGCCGAAGAGGCGATCACCGGCTACGAGCCGAGTTGGAGCGGAGAGGTCCCGAAGGACGCGGGCGACGCGGCCGACGGCGTGTACTGGCCGCTGGTCGAGCAGGCGATCGTGACCGTCTACGACGAGAACAGCGTCAGCGACCCGGCGTCCAGCGAGGACGACCTGTGGACGGATGAGGCGAACGCCGGCCGCTACGAGGTGAACCCGGCTCTCGGCCAGGCGACCCCGCAGCTCGTGCTGGCGAGCATCCTCTCCCGACACCTCGACGAGGACGGCGACCTGGGTGTCAGCGACAAGGGTTGGAAGCTCGTGGAGTCGTACTACGCCAACGGCTCCCCCGCCGTCGAAGGCACCGACCCGTACGCCCGCATCACCCGCGACGAGATCGACTACGCCGTGCTGCCGTCCAGCGGTATCGAAGCGCGCGACGAGGAGTACGGCACGTCCACCGGGATGATCGTTCCGGAGTACGGCGTCCCGTACGTGACCGAGCAGATCGCACCGATCGCCGGCACCGCGAAGGAAGAGACCGCGCAGGAGTTCATCGACTGGTTCGGCAGCGCCGAGGTCCAGGGTGAGTTCGCCGCCGAGTTCAACGCCATGCCCGTCAACGAAGGGGCGGTCGAGCAGGCCAACCCTGATGTCGTCGCGCTGATGGAAGAGCTTCCGCGTCAGGAGATCGACTTCTCGTTCGTGAGCGAGAACCTCGGCGCCTGGGTCGAGAAGGTCACGCTCGAATACATCGGCTGA
- a CDS encoding DUF2520 domain-containing protein — protein MNTAHALAPEATIVVIGAGRLGRVLARALGTAGFDVRGPIGRDTEIPDADVALLCVPDAAIPQAAINARGHASLVGHVSGATPLDDVDFSIHPLQTFTGTESPDIFHSIGAAVAGSTDEARAVAAQLARALGARPFAVDDAHRATYHAAASFASNFVLAVLDAAAQLASASGIPQQEARDLLAPLVRRTVDNWDADGAARALTGPIARGDETTVARQRAAIDEVALHLRGLFDELTSATRAVTARTDEETL, from the coding sequence ATGAACACCGCGCACGCGCTCGCCCCCGAGGCGACCATCGTCGTCATCGGCGCCGGACGCCTGGGCCGCGTGCTCGCTCGGGCATTGGGCACCGCGGGGTTCGATGTCCGTGGCCCGATCGGGCGGGACACCGAGATCCCGGATGCCGACGTCGCCCTGCTCTGCGTCCCCGACGCGGCGATCCCCCAGGCAGCGATCAACGCCCGCGGTCATGCATCGCTGGTCGGTCATGTCTCCGGCGCGACCCCGCTCGACGATGTGGACTTCAGCATCCACCCGTTGCAGACGTTCACGGGCACCGAATCTCCCGACATCTTCCACAGCATCGGTGCGGCGGTCGCGGGCAGCACCGACGAAGCCCGCGCCGTCGCCGCCCAGCTCGCCCGCGCGCTCGGCGCCCGCCCGTTCGCCGTCGATGACGCCCACCGAGCGACCTATCACGCGGCGGCATCCTTCGCCTCGAACTTCGTACTCGCCGTGCTCGACGCCGCAGCGCAGCTCGCCTCCGCCTCCGGCATCCCGCAGCAGGAAGCGCGCGACCTCCTCGCCCCACTCGTCCGCCGCACGGTCGACAACTGGGACGCCGACGGAGCGGCCCGAGCGCTCACCGGACCGATCGCCCGGGGAGACGAGACCACCGTCGCCCGTCAGCGAGCCGCCATCGACGAAGTCGCCCTGCACCTGCGAGGGCTCTTCGACGAGCTCACGTCCGCGACGCGAGCCGTCACCGCGCGCACCGACGAGGAGACATTATGA
- the panC gene encoding pantoate--beta-alanine ligase produces the protein MNILRTILEVRAVVAEARSAGKSVGLVPTMGAFHEGHLSLMRRARAASDLVVVSLFVNPTQFGANEDLSSYPRDEMRDAALAETEGVDILFAPEPTEIYPDGFSTSIHVSGISEMLDGASRGPHHFDGVATVVTKLFGIVRPDVAYFGQKDAQQVLVVRRVVHDLDLDVRIEACPIVREADGLAMSSRNVYLDTAAREQATALNGALDAAAAAHESGEHDAGSILAAARRVLADAGIEPEYLELRDAETLRPIRRVEADAVLAVAAHVGAARLIDNHVLSITEKGAA, from the coding sequence ATGAACATCCTCCGCACCATCCTCGAGGTTCGCGCCGTCGTCGCCGAAGCGCGGAGCGCCGGAAAGAGCGTCGGGCTCGTCCCCACGATGGGTGCCTTCCACGAGGGGCACCTGTCGCTGATGCGGCGGGCGCGCGCAGCATCCGATCTCGTCGTCGTCTCGCTCTTCGTCAACCCGACCCAGTTCGGTGCGAACGAAGACCTCAGCTCGTATCCGCGCGACGAGATGCGCGATGCTGCACTCGCCGAGACCGAGGGCGTCGACATCCTGTTCGCGCCCGAGCCGACCGAGATCTACCCCGACGGGTTCTCGACCAGCATCCATGTCTCCGGCATCTCCGAGATGCTCGACGGTGCGAGCCGGGGCCCGCACCACTTCGACGGCGTCGCCACCGTCGTGACGAAGCTGTTCGGCATCGTCCGCCCCGACGTCGCCTACTTCGGTCAGAAGGATGCGCAGCAGGTGCTGGTCGTTCGTCGCGTCGTGCACGACCTCGACCTCGATGTGCGGATCGAGGCCTGCCCGATCGTGCGTGAGGCCGACGGGCTCGCGATGAGCTCCCGCAACGTGTACCTCGATACCGCGGCGCGCGAGCAGGCCACCGCGCTGAACGGCGCGCTGGATGCTGCCGCCGCGGCTCACGAGTCGGGGGAGCACGACGCGGGAAGCATCCTCGCTGCGGCCCGCCGCGTGCTCGCGGATGCCGGAATCGAACCGGAGTATCTCGAACTCCGCGACGCCGAGACCCTGCGTCCGATTCGACGAGTCGAAGCCGATGCCGTCCTCGCGGTCGCCGCTCACGTCGGCGCTGCGCGCCTGATCGACAACCATGTCCTCTCCATCACCGAGAAGGGTGCCGCCTGA
- the panD gene encoding aspartate 1-decarboxylase → MRRTMLKSKIHRATVTGSDLHYVGSITIDPDLLEAADILPHEQVHVVDVDNGARFETYTLVGERGSGVVQVNGAAARLVHTGDTIIVISYADYSAEDLATYEPRVVHVDRSNAIIQVDDAVDQLLTEARA, encoded by the coding sequence ATGCGACGCACCATGTTGAAGTCGAAGATCCACCGCGCGACCGTCACCGGGAGCGACCTGCACTACGTGGGGTCGATCACCATCGACCCGGACCTGCTCGAGGCGGCGGACATCCTCCCGCATGAGCAGGTGCACGTCGTCGACGTCGACAACGGCGCCCGCTTCGAGACGTACACGCTCGTCGGCGAACGCGGCTCGGGGGTGGTCCAGGTCAACGGGGCGGCAGCGCGTCTCGTGCACACCGGCGACACCATCATCGTCATCTCCTACGCCGACTACTCAGCAGAGGATCTCGCGACCTACGAACCGCGCGTCGTGCACGTCGATCGGTCCAACGCGATCATCCAGGTGGATGACGCCGTCGATCAGCTGCTCACGGAGGCTCGCGCATGA
- the panB gene encoding 3-methyl-2-oxobutanoate hydroxymethyltransferase yields the protein MSAHAASRKRVTLAALAAKKDAGDPIVMVTAYDHPGAQIVEAAGVDVVLVGDSAAMTVLGYDSTVPVTVDEMLMLTKAVRRGLTTPLLVGDLPFGSYEASDELAIATAQRFLKEAGCDLVKIERGGTTVERARVLVGAGIPVVGHVGLTPQTATSLGGYRAQGRTAEAALAVIDDALALQDAGCSMLVVEAVPSELTAALVSLLRIPVIGIGAGADADGQVLVFHDLLGIYDGGAAKFVKRYADVRGVAVAGVEAYAAEVRGGVYPAPEHGYAMADREAERMRELLARR from the coding sequence ATGAGCGCCCACGCGGCGTCGCGAAAGCGGGTCACGCTGGCGGCGCTGGCAGCGAAGAAGGATGCCGGCGACCCGATCGTCATGGTCACCGCCTACGACCACCCTGGTGCGCAGATCGTCGAGGCGGCGGGAGTCGATGTCGTGCTGGTCGGCGATTCGGCTGCGATGACCGTCCTCGGCTACGACAGCACCGTGCCGGTCACGGTCGACGAGATGCTCATGCTGACCAAGGCCGTGCGGCGGGGGCTGACGACCCCGCTGCTGGTGGGCGACCTGCCGTTCGGGTCGTACGAGGCATCCGACGAGCTCGCGATCGCGACGGCGCAGCGCTTCCTCAAAGAGGCCGGCTGCGATCTGGTCAAGATCGAGCGCGGAGGCACCACCGTCGAGCGGGCGCGAGTGCTCGTGGGTGCCGGCATCCCCGTCGTCGGACACGTCGGGCTCACTCCGCAGACGGCGACGTCGTTGGGCGGCTACCGGGCGCAGGGACGGACGGCCGAGGCGGCGCTCGCCGTGATCGACGACGCGCTGGCGCTGCAGGATGCCGGATGCTCCATGCTGGTCGTCGAAGCGGTGCCGTCCGAACTCACCGCCGCTCTGGTCTCGCTGCTGCGCATCCCCGTCATCGGAATCGGGGCAGGAGCGGATGCCGACGGCCAGGTGCTCGTCTTCCACGACCTGCTCGGCATCTACGACGGGGGAGCGGCGAAGTTCGTCAAGCGATACGCCGACGTGCGCGGTGTGGCGGTAGCCGGTGTCGAAGCGTATGCCGCAGAGGTGCGCGGCGGCGTCTACCCGGCACCTGAGCACGGATACGCGATGGCCGACAGAGAAGCCGAGCGGATGCGGGAGCTGCTCGCCCGACGCTGA
- a CDS encoding helix-turn-helix transcriptional regulator produces MPVVVDIDVMMARRKMGVGELAERIGITPTNLAVLKNGRAKAVRFTTLDALCQALDCQPGDLLRWEPEGGGTR; encoded by the coding sequence ATGCCCGTCGTGGTCGACATCGACGTGATGATGGCGCGGAGGAAGATGGGCGTCGGCGAGTTGGCGGAGCGCATCGGCATCACCCCCACCAACCTGGCGGTGCTGAAGAACGGCCGCGCGAAGGCGGTACGTTTCACGACTCTGGATGCGCTGTGCCAGGCGTTGGACTGCCAGCCGGGGGACCTGCTGCGGTGGGAGCCGGAGGGCGGGGGCACCCGGTAG
- a CDS encoding DUF2975 domain-containing protein, whose amino-acid sequence MSKPTIVILQVVIGLALLGSLVVQALIVPALWFDLAGEALWGRIAFVTIIVLGVIAMQIFGVCVWMLLTKVRRGSIFSESSFRYVDVIIDAILAAAVLAFILAVLLAPGGTAPGIVGLICGAALVLGGMALLVVVMKALLRQAIEHESEARTLRSELDNEVI is encoded by the coding sequence ATGAGCAAGCCGACGATCGTCATACTCCAGGTCGTGATCGGGCTCGCGTTGCTGGGTTCCCTGGTCGTGCAGGCACTCATCGTTCCGGCCCTGTGGTTCGACCTCGCCGGAGAGGCGCTCTGGGGGCGGATCGCGTTCGTGACGATCATCGTGCTGGGCGTCATCGCCATGCAGATCTTCGGCGTCTGCGTGTGGATGCTGCTGACGAAGGTGCGACGCGGTTCGATCTTCTCGGAGTCATCGTTCCGCTACGTCGATGTCATCATCGATGCGATCCTCGCGGCTGCCGTCCTGGCGTTCATCTTGGCTGTGCTGCTGGCACCCGGCGGAACAGCGCCCGGAATCGTGGGTCTGATCTGCGGTGCGGCTCTGGTGCTCGGCGGAATGGCGCTGCTGGTCGTCGTGATGAAGGCACTGCTGCGGCAGGCGATCGAGCACGAGTCCGAGGCTCGCACTCTTCGCTCCGAACTCGACAACGAGGTGATCTGA
- a CDS encoding TetR/AcrR family transcriptional regulator, whose amino-acid sequence MAISTRSSVLSTADARRPLVAAAAVTAFARAGYHGTTVADVAREAKISPAYAFKLYSGKEALFIAALEACFDAILVALEDGADAAAEPTPDGILEAMGDAYAALISDRSLLMLQVHAQSVADIPEIGAALRTGLGRVTTFAQSRSGGSDDDVQRFIAYGQLCHLIVTTQLDSRTEKWATLLTHGIRHPD is encoded by the coding sequence ATGGCGATCAGCACCCGTAGTTCCGTTCTCTCCACGGCCGACGCTCGCCGACCTCTCGTTGCTGCCGCCGCTGTCACCGCGTTCGCGCGAGCCGGCTATCACGGCACCACCGTGGCGGATGTCGCCCGAGAGGCGAAGATCTCACCCGCGTACGCCTTCAAGCTGTACTCCGGCAAGGAGGCGTTGTTCATCGCCGCCCTCGAGGCTTGCTTCGACGCGATCCTGGTCGCCCTCGAAGATGGGGCGGATGCTGCGGCCGAACCCACCCCGGACGGCATCCTCGAAGCGATGGGAGACGCCTATGCTGCTCTCATCTCCGACCGCTCACTGCTGATGCTGCAGGTGCACGCTCAGTCGGTGGCGGACATCCCCGAGATCGGCGCTGCACTTCGCACGGGACTGGGTCGTGTCACGACCTTCGCGCAGAGCCGTTCCGGTGGGTCTGACGATGACGTGCAGCGATTCATTGCGTACGGGCAGCTCTGTCACCTCATCGTCACCACGCAGCTCGACAGCCGCACTGAGAAGTGGGCGACGCTGTTGACCCACGGCATCCGCCACCCCGACTGA
- a CDS encoding MFS transporter, whose product MTTRTPTPATAPPFGQLTASPHTPRSSRRWLALGILALAQFLVVLDASIVNIALPVLGQQLGMDTAALAWVITAYVLAFGGLLLLGGRLADRYGHRRVFLIGTAGFVAASALAGFSVSSEMLLAARAVQGASAALLAPAALALLTQLFPDARERTKALGVWGGVAGIGSAAGVLLGGVLTASFGWQSVFFVNVPVGAIVLIAIPLLVTRDGVRTPGRLDAAGAVTVTASLVALVGAFSAVEQLGFLHPLPLVLFAAALALGAVFVVIERRTPEPLVPLSLFRNRSLALGNVVMLLTGAAMVALFFALSVYMQAVLGYDALTTGLTQLPLAGALVLVAGAVPTLIARLGTRPVLSGSLLLLAGGLVWLSAAPSDAAFLMHLLGPTLLIGVGLGGAFVATTQLAVEGVEGGEAGLAGGLINTSQQIGGAVGLAVLGSIAGLRTAMLETDGATAADALTGGFAWLFLGAALLAVVGAAVVAIWPRD is encoded by the coding sequence ATGACCACCCGCACCCCCACCCCCGCCACCGCTCCGCCCTTCGGCCAGCTCACCGCGTCACCCCACACGCCACGGAGCTCACGCCGCTGGTTGGCCCTCGGCATCCTTGCGCTCGCGCAGTTCCTCGTCGTGCTCGACGCGTCGATCGTGAACATCGCGCTCCCTGTCCTCGGTCAGCAGCTCGGAATGGACACCGCCGCTCTGGCCTGGGTCATCACCGCCTATGTCCTCGCCTTCGGTGGGCTGCTTCTGCTCGGCGGACGTCTCGCCGACCGGTACGGGCACCGCCGCGTGTTCCTCATCGGCACAGCCGGCTTCGTCGCGGCATCCGCCCTCGCGGGGTTCTCCGTCTCGAGTGAGATGCTGCTCGCCGCCCGAGCGGTGCAGGGAGCTTCCGCCGCGCTGCTCGCTCCTGCAGCGTTGGCTCTGTTGACGCAGCTCTTTCCCGACGCGCGGGAACGCACCAAGGCGCTGGGCGTCTGGGGTGGTGTGGCGGGCATCGGCTCGGCGGCCGGGGTGCTGCTCGGTGGCGTGCTCACCGCGAGCTTCGGGTGGCAGTCCGTCTTCTTCGTCAACGTTCCCGTCGGCGCGATCGTGTTGATCGCGATTCCCCTCCTGGTCACCCGCGACGGCGTCCGAACGCCCGGACGACTGGATGCTGCCGGTGCGGTGACCGTCACCGCCTCGCTCGTCGCTCTCGTCGGAGCGTTCAGCGCGGTGGAGCAGCTCGGCTTCCTGCATCCGCTGCCCCTCGTGCTCTTCGCCGCCGCTCTCGCGCTGGGGGCTGTGTTCGTCGTGATCGAACGACGCACCCCCGAGCCTCTCGTCCCGCTGTCCCTCTTCCGCAACCGCAGCCTCGCCCTCGGCAATGTCGTGATGCTGCTGACCGGCGCGGCGATGGTCGCCCTGTTCTTCGCCCTGTCGGTCTACATGCAGGCCGTACTCGGCTACGACGCTCTGACCACGGGCCTGACGCAACTGCCGCTCGCCGGTGCCCTCGTGCTGGTGGCAGGCGCGGTGCCGACTCTGATCGCCCGACTCGGCACCCGACCTGTGCTGTCCGGCTCTTTGCTGCTGCTCGCCGGTGGTCTCGTCTGGCTCTCCGCCGCCCCCTCGGATGCCGCATTCCTGATGCACCTTCTCGGACCGACCCTGTTGATCGGCGTCGGGCTGGGCGGGGCATTCGTGGCGACGACCCAGCTGGCCGTCGAGGGCGTCGAAGGAGGCGAAGCCGGGCTAGCCGGAGGACTCATCAACACCAGCCAGCAGATCGGCGGCGCCGTCGGACTCGCGGTGCTCGGGTCGATCGCCGGTCTCCGGACCGCGATGCTCGAGACCGACGGGGCGACAGCAGCGGATGCTCTCACCGGCGGCTTCGCATGGCTCTTCCTCGGGGCGGCTCTGCTCGCCGTCGTCGGGGCAGCGGTCGTCGCCATCTGGCCGCGCGACTGA